Sequence from the Fibrobacter sp. UWR2 genome:
TGAAGCGTGAGGACCCGCGCGATGCGTTTATTGCCCACGGGGGAGTGAACGGCAAAAGGTTCATGGACTTGCCCTCAGGTGCCCGCGTCGGTACGGGCAGCATCCGCAGGGTAGTGCAACTCAAGGCGCTCCGTCCGGACCTGGAATACGTGCCTATCCGCGGGAACATCCAGACGCGTCTCTCGAAACTTGAAGAACTTGACGGCGTCGTGCTGGCGGCTGCCGGCCTCAAGCGCATGGGCCTTGCTGACCAGGTGACGGAGTATTTCGATACGGACAAGGTATTGCCGGCTTCTGGCCAGGGAATTTTGGCCATAGAGACTCTGGCGGATAACGCGCAGGTTGCGGGCATCCTCGCTCGTGTAAACGACGCTCCCACCTATTGCATTGCCGTTGCCGAGATGGCCTTCCTCAAGGCGCTCAATGCGGGTTGTCAGTTCCCGGTGGCGAGTTTTGCGGAATTCGTCCAGGGTTCGGGTGCCGAGAATGCGGACGCTGCGCCGGTAATGAAAATTCGCGGAATCTACTGGGACGAGGCGTCTAAACGGTTGCTCCGTGCGGAATGTTGCGGTCCGGTTATGACAATTGAGGCGGCGCGCGAGGCGGGAATTGCTCTTGCGGGCAAGATTCGCGAACAGCTATAGTGTATTGAGGGTTTGTAATGAGCGGTGCTGGAAAGGTTTACTTGATTGGTGCGGGTCCTGGCGATCCGGGGCTCTTGACGCTCCGCGGTAAGGAAATTATTGAGAAGGCCGATGTTGTGGTCTATGACCGCCTTGTTTCGCCCGCGATTCTTTCGTTCTGCAATCCCAAGGCGAAGATGGTGGATGTGGGCAAGATGCCGACGCATCACAAGGTCAAACAGTCCGAAATCAACAAACTTCTGGTGCAGTTCGCCAACGAGATGCCCGGCGCGACTATTGCGCGCCTCAAGGGAGGCGACCCGTTCGTGTTCGGGCGTGGCGGCGAGGAGGCTCTGGAACTTGTTGCTGCCGGTATAGAATTTGAGGTGGTTCCGGGCATTACGTCTGCAATCTCGGTGCCTGCGTATGCGGGTATCCCCGTAAGTCATCGTGGCATTGCGACGAGTTTTCATATCATCACCGGGCATGAAAAGGCGGAGTCGAACGGAGAACTTTCCCTCGACTTCGAGGCGCTCGCGAAGTGTCCCGGTACCCTCATCTTCCTGATGGGTATTGCCAACATGGACTTTATTGCGCACCGGCTTATGGAATGCGGTAAGGCCCCGAAAACTCCGCTCGCCTTTATCGAGAAGGGCACGACCCCGTACCAGCGCACTGTCATGGCGACGCTCGAGACTGCGGGGGAGACGATTGCTCGCGAAAACGTGACGGCGCCCGCGATTACAATCATGGGCGGCGTCGTGGAACTCGGCAACAAGCTTGCATGGAAAAAGAACTTGCCGCTTTCGGGCAAGCGCCTCGTGGTGACGCGTGCCGCAAAGCAGTCTAGCGGGATTACCGCACGCCTCACGGCCCTCGGTGCCGAAGTTATCGAAACTCCGATGATCGAGACCCGCGCGCTCGATTGCCCGCACGTCATTCCGGCCTCCGAGCCGGAATCTGTCGACTTCAACACTCTCGCGAATTTTGACATCCTTGCCTTCACGAGCACGAACGGCGTGGAAAGTTTCTTCAGACAGTTGTTCGCCGCGGGCTTTGACGTGCGCGTGCTTGCCGGCAAGAAGATTGTGAGTGTGGGGAAGATTACCGAAAAGAAGTTGCTGGAATATGGCATTCGCTGCGATTACGTGCCCGAAGACCATACCGGCGAAGGCCTCGGAAAGCTGCTGGCCTCGCTCCCTGTGGACCAGTCTCGCATCCTTCTGCTGCAGGGCAATCTTGCCGACGATACCCTGCTCAAACTGCTCCCGCAGGCGACCCGCTGGGTGGTCTACGAAACGCTCCCGGTGGCTGAACTCCCCGAATGGAAGCGAGATGCAGTTGCCGGCGCCGATTCCGTCGTGTTCGCGAGCACCAGCGCCGTCGAAAATTTCAGTGCCCTAGCCGCACCCATCGACAGCGAACCCCGTCTCGCTTTCTGCATCGGCCGCATGACAGAATCTGCCGCCCGCAAGCACGGCTTTGAAACCGTCACCTCCGACGAAACGACGATGGATTCCCTCGTAAAGAAGATTGTTGATTTTTATTCCCAGGAATCTTGATTCTTCATTCCACATTTTATGAAAGCTATTCTGATTATCGCGCATCACTGCATTCTACCTGGGGCCTACAAGGGCTTCGAAGGTATTTTGGACAAACTTCATCATGATTTGCCCGGCACGCGTGTCGCAAGTACGAGCCTGTTGGATTTGGAAAACGACCTGCGCACACTCCTCCGCGAAGATGTAGAATCGGTGACGCTCCTGCCGTTCCTGCTTTTGAACGGCCAGCATACGAAAAACGATGTTCCCCGTGTGGTCGCTAAGCTGCAGGAGGAATTTCCGCAGATTCCTATAACGCTTATGCCTTGCCTCGGCGACTGGAAGGAATTTGCCGGTATGGTTGTGAACGGCATCCGCAATGCGCAATTAGACGAAAGAACGCCCGCTGACGCGGGCTACAGACGAAAGACGAAAGAAAATAATGG
This genomic interval carries:
- the hemC gene encoding hydroxymethylbilane synthase; its protein translation is MRDSLLRIATRKSALAVAQTTLAAKVLVSSNPGLEYELVPMTTEGDRRLDKSLASFGGKGVFIKELEVALLEGRADIAVHSLKDMPAEVMPEFKLAAVLKREDPRDAFIAHGGVNGKRFMDLPSGARVGTGSIRRVVQLKALRPDLEYVPIRGNIQTRLSKLEELDGVVLAAAGLKRMGLADQVTEYFDTDKVLPASGQGILAIETLADNAQVAGILARVNDAPTYCIAVAEMAFLKALNAGCQFPVASFAEFVQGSGAENADAAPVMKIRGIYWDEASKRLLRAECCGPVMTIEAAREAGIALAGKIREQL
- the cobA gene encoding uroporphyrinogen-III C-methyltransferase codes for the protein MSGAGKVYLIGAGPGDPGLLTLRGKEIIEKADVVVYDRLVSPAILSFCNPKAKMVDVGKMPTHHKVKQSEINKLLVQFANEMPGATIARLKGGDPFVFGRGGEEALELVAAGIEFEVVPGITSAISVPAYAGIPVSHRGIATSFHIITGHEKAESNGELSLDFEALAKCPGTLIFLMGIANMDFIAHRLMECGKAPKTPLAFIEKGTTPYQRTVMATLETAGETIARENVTAPAITIMGGVVELGNKLAWKKNLPLSGKRLVVTRAAKQSSGITARLTALGAEVIETPMIETRALDCPHVIPASEPESVDFNTLANFDILAFTSTNGVESFFRQLFAAGFDVRVLAGKKIVSVGKITEKKLLEYGIRCDYVPEDHTGEGLGKLLASLPVDQSRILLLQGNLADDTLLKLLPQATRWVVYETLPVAELPEWKRDAVAGADSVVFASTSAVENFSALAAPIDSEPRLAFCIGRMTESAARKHGFETVTSDETTMDSLVKKIVDFYSQES